Part of the Poecilia reticulata strain Guanapo linkage group LG2, Guppy_female_1.0+MT, whole genome shotgun sequence genome is shown below.
CCTTCAAAGAaaaccactttttaaaataaaatttaaacattattgCATAAAGTTAGATATTTAATCTCtattaaagtactttttttaaggggaaaatgtaatttttacagCTGATTTTGTTCTGATGGGTCATGGCTGATATATTTAAAGCTACTGGAACAAATGATTAGTTTGCTACTGTCCCTGTTCTTCCCCTAATTTCATAcctgaaagtttaaaaaaaacacggaGCGCTCACGTCTACTTTCATCTGCAGGGTTGAAAAAGAGAGGAAGTGGAAAACTGgcagggatgtgtgtgtgtgtgtgtgtgtgtgtgtgtgtgtgtgtgtgtgagagagctGCTGTTAGGGCTGGTTTGCACCTTTACACAGTGGAGACAAATCAAACCTGAAGCTTTTCTCTGTTAAAATATCCCGATCTGCTGAGAAACATCAGAGCGGCTCGGAAACTAACGCTGGATTTCCTAAACATCCGTTCAGAACCgacttttatttagttttaatttacattttaaataaaaatgtcatttttttctgagccCATTCCTGCTGAATCGCCACATTCTGTTAgtgtgaagaaaataaagaggTGCAGCTCAGAAAGGGAGCTTTCAGTCTgttaaacatattaaagattTAGTTCACATaatgtattaaaacataaagTCCAGCACTTTAGAGCCAGAATGATTAATCGATAATtgaataatcatcaactaattgaGTAATGGATTAATCATTAAGAAGCCTACAGTGTGATTGGCTGAGACAATCAGTCAATCGATTATAGCAATAATCTATTTTAGAAATCAACTAGTAACACCCTCTCCAGATTATGACGATAACaaaggaaataaatcaaattaatcgattattgcACTAGTCATCAATTCATGTAGTAATCGATGAATCGcatacagactaaaaaaaaacgGTACAAAAAcccataaatgttttcaaaacgGCGTTGAGCAGCTCGACACGGTCAACTTTTGGCAACTTTTAGGGTTGATTTAGCAAAACGTTGCCAGtccattttttaattattctacATTCCACGCAGATTTACTGATTTCAactgcagtttaatttttaacgccacaaaaatgtgatattttaacagAGATTTGAACACAGAGCTCAAAGCGACgcaactgaaactgaaacacGGCAAAAGTTTGGCCAAAAAGCTTCAGCGTCTTTAGGAAGACGAGTGAGTGGGTTAAAGTTGGTGCAGCTGTAAATCCGCCCGATACTGATGTGCCGGACAAATATTAATGACATCCCAGCCCTAGCAGCCTctttctgctgtgtgtgtgtgtgtgtgtgtgtgtgtgtgtgtctagtAGGAGTCGGTTTTGTAGCTTTGGCGCGCTTCAGAGGTGAGCTGGGTGGTTTCTGTGGCCGATGACGGCTGCATGACGATGGGATCGCTGCCGTctagaaggaaaacagaaacacgaAAAACATCAACGATTCAAAAAgaatcagtttatttgttatttgatccattttttgtttttatgttgaatgTGCTGATAACAGGAAGAGCAGATGCAGCGAAATGCAACTaatggagaaagaaaggaaggatgaaaataaaaagaaacgaagaaacaaaaagaaagaaaaaggaagaaacaaaaagaaagaaacgaaaaaggaaaggaagaaacaaaaagaaagaaaataaaaagaaaggaagaaacaaaaaagaaaggaagaaacaaaaagaaagaaaagaaaaaagaaaggaagaaacaaaaagaaagaaaagaaaaagaaaggaagaaacaaaaagaaaggaagaaacaaaaagaaagaaaagaaaagaaaggaagaaacaaaaagaaagaaaagaaaaagaaaggaagaaacaaaaagaaagaaagcgtagaggaggagctgcgcctcaaaggcggggctaaaTCCACCCAGCCATTTTACACAGCGgcatggttgccatggagactaaataaaataatcaaaacaacactccaggtatgtctCTGACAttatgaacataaagaaaaactcaaaaagttgattttacatgacatCTGATTCAGTAAAAATGGATGTAAATGACAAATCCGGCGACGTAACTTGAGATGCTTAGAAACAAATTCTGACTCgtgaaaatgtaattgaagaTTTCTTGAATTATTATCCTTACTAGTCAGAAACTAACTGCAGATATCTAAAAGTACCCTTCAGGACAGATGTCCAGGACGTGATCACAGACATTCAGAGGAGACAGATTTTATGGTAGGACGGCTTGCCGTAGCCTCACCTCTCTCGTCTGCAGTCATCTGGGCCTCCAGGTCCTCAGGGGTCACGTAGAACTCAGGCTCCTGGTCCATCGGCGGCCGGGGTTTACATTTACCGCAGCAGCAgttacagcagcagcacaggcaACAGCAGCAGTAGCAACCTGTTGCCAGGCAACAGAAGGCAAACAAAGCCTGGGGGGGCAAAGGTCACAATGTgagaaatcacaaaaacactgttttgaAAGCCGCAATCAGTCATTGAGCTGTTAGAAGTAATAAATATTCATCACactgaaacaatccaaacaattgtgttaaaataaatgacctTTAAAGGcttaattaaagaaaagaaagttacaaaaaaaaatctcaaaaaacgttttctgacatttagcaaatagaaataatttttgtaattctaactgatcaaaaacaataaaagtttagtttgatttaacttcGGACAGCGAGGGAAAAAAGTATCTTTATTATGTGTAAATGTAGGCTTTTAATCAAGCGTTAAAATGCAATTGcttacaaaactgtgcagtttgaatatcaagtACTTTTAAAGAGCTTCAAGCACTTCCCAAACCTTGAAACACCTAAtaaaaattcaagcattttcaagcaCTTTCCAGACCATTTTCAAGGACTCAAAGCCTCCGTACAAACCCTGAATATCGTGATTGGGAGGAAAGAGAGCAAAAGAGGCTGGGAAGTGTTCAGGTTCTCTTCatctacaataaaaaacaaacttcaaactGCAGTGGGTCACCTTGGCCCACCAGCTGGACAGAACGAAGTAGGTGTTGACGTTCTCCTCTCCGAACTGCTCCGCCACGTAGAGGCCCAGGGAGCCGTACTTGTCGTAGATGTTCTTCTTGGTGGGATCCACCAGGATGGAGTGAGCGTTGttgatttctttaaacttttcagCCGCGTCCGGGTTGTCCGGGTTTTTGTCAGGGTGAAACTTCAGCGCCAGTTTTCTGCGAgttaaaaagatgaagaaacacATCAGATTTCTCATTCAGGCtgctttcacacctgatagtttgGTAGAATCAGTTTGATTGGTGACCAAATTTGTtacgttttcagctgctgtggctcGCTTTCCCACTGCACCAAGTCAAATGACACAAtcccaacctgttcccctcctggcctgtgggggcgctgcaccaagagccactgaaggaaacggcACAAAAACCTCGGAAGACAACAAGCGCAACTTTctacaaaaatggagtagcatcacaTTTTAGCAGTTGTACGATTTTCCTTGTCTTTGCTAATGATCacagtcatttctcctgctaatgCTAGGCTaacaagtttgttttgcttgcatttacccagaatgccctgcgctgtagttcacttcctgcttttggactCCAAGTAGACTCTGGTCTACTTGGAGTTCACATATGgattcaaaccaaaccagagttcacttcaaccgaacccaaaCCGAGGTTTGTCGGCGGACtggagtttgctttttttggccCGGTTGAGCATTTTCACCTCCACAAAAGAACCAGGCTTTCTACGCAAACGGACTGGAACCAAAGGATCCTTCACTATTGGCACCTTTATCCCAAACAAgataaatgatttttgttttgtttggcatTTTAACCAGACCTAGGCACAAGAGTCTCACTTTTTATTCTTGGCAGAATTGGAAGGAGGCCCAACTGGGTCAGGATGCTTCAGTATTGGTACCAAACAtgtcttttcttctcctctccttAACCTTGCATTTAATAAGAATCCCTATGATGTCTCAGGGTTTGTTGCACCACTTCACATGAGTAATGttctcctgtttgtttctgaaattccTCCCATCGTCTCCTAATGATGGGACAAAAAGCTGGAGGATGTTTAGAAAGCCTGTCTTACAGCTCTCTGCCTCCCTCTAGTGGTAGAAAACATCACAGCAACAGACGGATCTCCTTCCCCCGTTCGTCGATATCATTGCACACCTGTAACATTTCTTGATGTCCTCTGTTGTGGCGTTCTTGTCGACTCCGAGGACAACGTAGAGCGATTCTCCTGAAGTGGACAGAGTCCTCTGCCGCTGGTGGTCCATGCTCGCTCTGTTGCTCTCTTCTTCCCTTCTCACTCAGCTTCTCCCTTAAAtaggcaaaaacaaacagtggaggacacatttaaaaaatcgTATCAAAATGTTGAAGGCTGCTGCAGGCAGCGACAGAATAGCAGCATGTAACCCACCGTGATTTATCCTGCAACTCAGGGATTCAGTAATTAATAAGCAGCAGAAATATTGATTACTTTGAYGATTAATCGGATGGAAAKatctgcatatttttcaccTCAGGCTTTATTAATACAMtattagaaataaattgaaagatacaaataaacaattaaattcattttctaaGGAAGCAAATAAACGTATTATTGCCTWAAACTGAACGTTACTTTAGTGAACACTTGCTTATTTGTACCAAAAGATGCAAAGtacttcaaacatcaacatgtgaaaagacTTATGAATAACTAattaattggatagcaaaaggagcgtaatacatttctttatttacagaatttgaatgATTTGAATTGAACACTGCCAcatgaggagttctgggtaaaacatatttacagacaaagtttttatttttctatcttaaatacaaaaagtctttattttcttgaaaagcTTTGGCTTACTGCTCTCAGCGTGTTGTTCTCTAgcaaatgtttctatttttttttagtctgttcactccagttaacaattaatcaattactacaTTTGTAGATTATTATTTGTGATCATCTTTGAAaggcagaagtggagcctcctgcacaatggAGAagaagtggtttctggatggcaagtcaacaacaaaacacttgtgttttccagcagccattgttcGGCGCATAAATCCAGTTGACCCAACATTCTGGaattccgctggggttgctaggcaatggCAGGaattccgctggggttgctaggcaatggCAGAAATTCCGCTggtgttgctaggcaacggcaGGAATTTTTTTTGAACTTCCAGACAACTTAGTGCCAAAAgaacagctgggtgttttttttaaactcttagTCTTTAGAAGCTGTTGAGAcccaaaaatgtgcaaaatgtgagttttatataaaaatgtcccctttaaaacaaagaaaaatctgaagaaaaaccaaaacctgTATTCAGACGGAGTCAGAGAGAACAGCGGATGTGGACTGAACAAGAACCAGCCATCCTCTGAGGAGTTCGTCGTGACGCCATATGGCCAGCACTGAATTGGCCGCCATGCGCTTCCTGTGTGACTTCTGGAGATTAACCAGAAGTAACACGATTCTCCGCCCTCCTTTGGCCAGGATTACCCAATGAGGACAATTCATCAGGAGCGGCGGGATTACCGGCACACTGACACCGTTCTGGTGTGTGTGAACGATCACGTCTGACCCGCTCAGGACGCTTCACACAGCGGCCAATCACATTTCACCTGGCCAACATTCGTCTTTAACCGGGAGACTTTCCACAAACCTTCTATGTCTTAACGCAACTCATTTTCACAGACAGATTAAAATAARGGAATAAGGGAAACATGTACGTCTGTTTGAATAAACGGGGAGGTTAAAAACGTTCAagtttggttaaattaaatttaaaatacgGTTGGATTTGAGATGGACAAACTCCTCTGTCTGGGaagataaatcaattaattgcaataataaattaaaactaccTCATTAATTCCCTTTTGTCTGATTGATCGTTTCTCTTTTCCTACCAAAAGCTGAATGGTAAAAGTCTTcggtctggtgctttggtctcaaataatttacttcataattcattttgtttgttgtttctcctgttttgtttatttattttggatgtttaaaacgTCTTCCAGGTCCAGCGTTTAgtgttcattagaattttaaGGTTTATTTAGAATCAGCAAAGAGACCTCATTGTTATAACCGACATAAAGTAAACACAGCTgctgcaaacacacagcaaacCAAACGCCCGCTCCGATTCTGAGCTCCAACTGATCCGTTTCAACCGCAGCTCAAACTGAAAACCAGCATAAAACCTCGGTTTTGACTGAAGTGTCTTCAAATGCAGAATCAACACAGATAAAAAGATAGCTGGGTTCCTATCCGAGCTCATCTGACCTCAGTTTCTGCTTTCAACTGAAGATGACGCAGAATTACTTTCTGTTTGGCTCCTCAGAGACAACAACGAATGAAACGCTGCTACAAAATGATGCAATCAGCAACGATCCATTAGTTTAAAGCAGCGCTGGATAGCTAATCAATAATATCACGATAAACACGTGATCAAGTTCAATAGGTAATACGTCTAATGGAATATCCAATACATTCCTAAAGTAATGGCCCAAGTCATTTATTGCTCACAGGGAATTAAAGTCTGGTGAACTCAACTGACTCGCTCATtcttcggttacctagcaacgacctgctggGTAACtcctggttacctagcaacagttTGCTGAGTAACATGGAGTTTCGTGTTTTGCCACTgagcctcataactgcttaaaaataaaatacaacatggAGTGAAAACAGGATAAAACAGAACACAGGAAAGGTAACACCACTAGTTCGATAGCATTTCaggtattttaaacaaaaagttaatcaataattatcaataataatatgtccaaagtgcggcttttgaattaattttggTGACCAATAATTTAAGAATGGCACAAATTTAGCCATccaacattttgtaaatgtttttaggaTACAATTTTCCGTGGCAAGTTTATTAGAGATGCACagatatgaaaatttgggccgaTATTAACTTTACTGTTAATGCCAATAATGGTATTTATCgatattataaatatttctctGAACATCTCAAcacctttggaaaaaaaaaaccctgaccaGAAACAGACGGcaacaagatgaaaataatcAGTTGGTCATATTAGCCCAGTTTCACTTATCGGACAGATGccgatatgttaaaaaattactaatatcGACCCTACACCGATGTTAGTGCCGATATATCGTGCGTCTCTAAAGTTTATATCTTCTTAAGCAGAAAATGttaagtaaaacacaaagaatttttctttagttaggccgtatttttatatttttttgtttaataataagTCGTGCCACTGCcattcaaacacaaactttggtACACCCATCCATTTCACTTGGCTAAACAGCAAAGGTTATAGAAGAAAATCTCAAAGGTAAATAAGTGTATAcataggcctgtcgcgataaacgataaatcaattaatcgcacgataaattaaacctatcgacctcattttaattatcggctttatcgtctcttcctgcctttatTCTTTccgttgatgacactgaatgaaaaaaggctcagctccgatgctctccactgaccctcccttcctcatttccttagtgtaatgtccagcgcacactacacgagttgtcggcccattttcaaaacacattagccgacagaaatccgaggtataacggttcgatcgggttcgtcgtgctgTGTGAAGTTGAGCCaaatgggcacaaaataatggctacaagtccagttaac
Proteins encoded:
- the dnajc5ab gene encoding dnaJ homolog subfamily C member 5; amino-acid sequence: MDHQRQRTLSTSGESLYVVLGVDKNATTEDIKKCYRKLALKFHPDKNPDNPDAAEKFKEINNAHSILVDPTKKNIYDKYGSLGLYVAEQFGEENVNTYFVLSSWWAKALFAFCCLATGCYCCCCLCCCCNCCCGKCKPRPPMDQEPEFYVTPEDLEAQMTADERDGSDPIVMQPSSATETTQLTSEARQSYKTDSY